A segment of the Candidatus Dormiibacterota bacterium genome:
AACTTAGTATTGCTGGAACTGTCAGTTGGCAAGTATACTTTTTAGGTATGAACACGCACCAGCCGGAACCGGCCGAGCCAGAAACCAAAATAACCAAGCCGGAGCCAGGACTGCGTCGGGATCTACTTGAGGGTATATTCAGTTGGCTGATTCTCCCTATTACAATAGTTGCAGTCGTTAATTTTTTCGTAATTCAAACCTTTCATGTGGTAGGCGGCTCTATGGTGCCGACCCTGCAAAACTCCGATTATTTAATCATCAACAAGCTTGGCCCTACTAAGGCTATGGCGGCAGGCGTCGTCAGCCAAAATAAGACGGCTTACACTCCTAAGCGTAACGAAATCATCGTCTTCAAGTACCCTAAAGATCCCAACCTGGTTTATGTAAAGAGGGTCATCGGTCTGCCTGGAGACAGGATAGTAATTAAAGATGGTCAGGTCAGCATATATAACAGTTCCCAGCCGGAGGGGTTCGACCCTAATACAGGCTACCTGCCGAGCGGTAATTTTACCTACAACGATACCGATATGGTTATACCCCAGGGTACTGTATATGTCATAGGAGACAACCGCAGCCCGGGTGGTTCATCTGATTCGCGTGATTGGGGCGTATTGCCCGTGGAGAATATTATTGGCGATGTAGTTCTGCGCCTGATACCTCTAAACGGTATCCGAAGCTTTTAGCCTTCGCCCTTGATTGTGCGATAGATCTCTT
Coding sequences within it:
- the lepB gene encoding signal peptidase I, which codes for MNTHQPEPAEPETKITKPEPGLRRDLLEGIFSWLILPITIVAVVNFFVIQTFHVVGGSMVPTLQNSDYLIINKLGPTKAMAAGVVSQNKTAYTPKRNEIIVFKYPKDPNLVYVKRVIGLPGDRIVIKDGQVSIYNSSQPEGFDPNTGYLPSGNFTYNDTDMVIPQGTVYVIGDNRSPGGSSDSRDWGVLPVENIIGDVVLRLIPLNGIRSF